The genomic stretch tattttacctcacgaatagaaccaatttttagcaatttttggacttcttcctGAATCACCTGATtattgaaagttccttgctttcttttcttttgcttgataGGAGGGtacgatggatcttcatttagtttatgggTCATCACCTCTGggggtattcctgtcatgtcagaatgggaccaagcaaagcaattcacgttagttttcaaaaattcaatttacttacctctcataccttggctaagattggctccaacatagacttttttatcaggccattgagcaCAAGCTCTAATtcctattgttgttttgatattttcattcttttttggttcttgaatggtatcaggccttgaatctacatctgtttgcccttgttatattgaggtttgtgttgtggtgacCTCAACtgtcttctgtgattgctatttaccttcatttctcgtgcttgtatctgcaacaGAGTTGATAGCCCTGGTTGTATGTTGATCTCCCcgaatttgacagattccccatggcgatggaaatttaataacttgatgcaaggttgaaggaacaacatccatttcgtgaatccatggtctcccaagaatcatgttgtaagccatctccatatctaccacctggAACTTTATATCTTTAACGACTCCTTCagcgaatgtggtgagtgttacctctcctttcatgaggacactagaattatcaaatccagatagagtatgcgcctttggtatcatTTTATCTTTAGCTTGaatctcacgtaatactctcaGTAAAATAATGTTCacagaactacctggatcaatcaaaactcgtttcacattagtatcatatataattaaagatattaccaatgcGTCGTTATGAAGGGTTAATAcaccatctgcatctgcatcattgaatgtaatgttgttttcctctaaaacatgccgcatccgtttcccttgggtaattgttactttggaaattttgttaCCTGCTGTATATGATATACCCTTgacgtcttcacccccacttataacattgacagttcttttgggagaaggtggttttgg from Nicotiana sylvestris chromosome 12, ASM39365v2, whole genome shotgun sequence encodes the following:
- the LOC138883158 gene encoding uncharacterized protein; the protein is MKNMQEPPKPPSPKRTVNVISGGEDVKGISYTAGNKISKVTITQGKRMRHVLEENNITFNDADADGVLTLHNDALVISLIIYDTNVKRVLIDPGSSVNIILLRVLREIQAKDKMIPKAHTLSGFDNSSVLMKGEVTLTTFAEGVVKDIKFQVVDMEMAYNMILGRPWIHEMDVVPSTLHQVIKFPSPWGICQIRGDQHTTRAINSVADTSTRNEGIPPEVMTHKLNEDPSYPPIKQKKRKQGTFNNQVIQEEVQKLLKIGSIREIKMDPGDEEKTSFITDRGTYCYKVMSFGLKNTGATYQRLVTKMFQEHLGKTMELNPEKCAFGIASGKFLGFLISNRGIEVNPAQIKAIEEIPDIISNKKEVQRLTGRIAALGRFISKSTKKCFKFFSALKKQDHFEWNEECQQTLRNLKMYLSNPLLLAKSKAGERLFIYLVVSEVAVSAVLVREEQGKQSPIYYVSKSLLDAETRYPQLEKLSLALIMASRKLRPYF